In Paracoccus methylovorus, a genomic segment contains:
- a CDS encoding sulfite exporter TauE/SafE family protein, with protein sequence MQIYLPIAEVAVNALTLIGLGGIVGLMSGLFGVGGGFLITPLLFFIGIPPAIAVATGANQVVASSFSGVLAHVKRKTVDFRMGWVLLAGGLVGSSAGVLLFNMLSRLGQVDLVVQLCYVIFLGLIGAMMLQESLRALHRSRRSGPIKPMRRHQHGWVHKWPMKMKFRASGLYISSIPVLMVGAAVGVLAAIMGVGGGFIMVPAMIYLLGMPTKVVIGTSLFQITFLSAYTTLMHAVSSNTVDVMLAVLLIVGGVTGAQIGTHLGARLRAEQLRILLALLVLAVCGKLALDLFLPPDELYSVTVGILR encoded by the coding sequence ATGCAAATCTATCTTCCCATCGCCGAGGTGGCGGTCAATGCACTGACGCTGATCGGTCTTGGCGGTATCGTCGGACTGATGTCGGGCCTGTTCGGCGTCGGCGGCGGCTTCCTGATCACGCCGCTGCTGTTCTTTATCGGCATTCCGCCCGCCATCGCAGTGGCAACCGGCGCCAATCAGGTCGTGGCCTCGTCCTTTTCCGGGGTGTTGGCGCATGTAAAGCGCAAGACCGTGGATTTCCGCATGGGCTGGGTGCTGTTGGCCGGCGGTCTGGTCGGGTCTTCGGCCGGGGTTTTGCTGTTCAACATGCTGTCGCGGCTGGGCCAGGTCGATCTGGTGGTGCAGCTTTGCTATGTCATCTTTCTGGGACTGATCGGCGCGATGATGTTGCAGGAAAGCCTGCGCGCGCTGCACCGCTCGCGCCGCAGCGGGCCGATCAAGCCGATGCGCCGCCACCAGCACGGCTGGGTGCATAAATGGCCGATGAAGATGAAGTTCCGCGCCTCGGGGCTTTATATCAGCTCGATCCCGGTGCTGATGGTCGGGGCCGCCGTGGGTGTGCTGGCCGCGATCATGGGCGTCGGCGGCGGCTTCATCATGGTGCCGGCGATGATCTATCTGCTGGGGATGCCGACCAAGGTGGTCATCGGCACCTCGCTGTTTCAGATCACTTTCCTGTCGGCCTATACCACGCTGATGCATGCCGTCTCCTCGAACACGGTGGATGTGATGCTGGCGGTGCTTTTGATCGTCGGCGGCGTCACGGGCGCGCAGATCGGCACGCATCTGGGCGCGCGGCTGAGGGCCGAGCAATTGCGCATCCTGCTGGCGCTGCTGGTGCTGGCCGTTTGCGGCAAGCTGGCACTGGATCTGTTCCTGCCCCCGGACGAGCTTTATTCGGTCACGGTGGGGATATTGCGATGA
- a CDS encoding LrgB family protein, with product MTDAALIWSYLTQGPLLWLTATLIAYWLGDTFFRAMGRQSWANPVLCAVILLAGVLWVTETSYQTYFEGAQFVHFMLGPATVALGMPLYDNLRRVRRAVVPLAAALLAGSFTAVVTALAIGKAFGLSNVMLASLAPKSTTAPVAIGIAEGLGGEPTITAVLVLLTGVFGAIIATPLLNLLKIRDWRARGFSLGVAAHGIGTARAFQVNETAGAFAGIGMGLNAVLTAIIAPLALSLFR from the coding sequence ATGACTGACGCGGCGCTAATCTGGAGCTATCTGACCCAAGGCCCCCTGCTGTGGCTGACGGCAACGCTGATCGCCTATTGGCTGGGCGATACCTTCTTTCGCGCCATGGGCCGGCAAAGCTGGGCCAATCCGGTGCTTTGCGCGGTCATCCTGCTGGCAGGCGTGCTGTGGGTCACCGAAACCAGCTATCAGACCTATTTCGAGGGCGCGCAATTCGTGCATTTCATGCTGGGCCCGGCCACTGTCGCGCTGGGAATGCCGCTTTACGACAACCTGCGCCGCGTCAGAAGGGCCGTGGTGCCATTGGCGGCGGCGCTGCTGGCCGGCTCTTTCACGGCGGTTGTCACGGCGCTGGCCATCGGCAAGGCTTTCGGGCTGTCGAATGTCATGCTGGCAAGCCTGGCACCGAAATCCACCACTGCCCCCGTCGCCATCGGCATCGCCGAAGGGCTGGGCGGAGAACCCACGATCACCGCGGTTCTGGTGCTGCTGACCGGCGTTTTTGGCGCGATCATCGCCACGCCGCTGCTGAATCTGCTGAAGATTCGCGACTGGCGGGCCCGAGGCTTTTCGCTGGGCGTCGCGGCGCATGGCATCGGCACAGCGCGCGCATTTCAGGTCAATGAGACCGCCGGCGCCTTTGCCGGTATCGGCATGGGACTGAACGCGGTGCTAACCGCGATCATCGCGCCCTTGGCGCTAAGTCTTTTCCGATAA
- a CDS encoding CidA/LrgA family protein has protein sequence MPWILGHPPPQVNTNPQIWQGLGGYPQDLRVHHYKSDASLAGMIPALAIILVFQLIGEVAARGLGLMLPGPVLGLLLLVLSCSLRPRLAEMLRPVVAGLLGHLSLFFVPAGVGVVAHLNQFRSDGLAVVLALTVSTALAIAAGALVFCAAVKWMGGPEE, from the coding sequence ATGCCTTGGATTCTTGGCCATCCACCGCCTCAAGTCAACACAAACCCCCAGATATGGCAGGGGCTGGGCGGTTATCCACAAGATTTAAGGGTTCACCACTACAAATCCGATGCTAGTCTGGCCGGTATGATTCCCGCGCTTGCCATCATTCTGGTCTTTCAGCTTATCGGAGAGGTCGCCGCGCGCGGCCTGGGCCTGATGCTGCCCGGCCCGGTGTTGGGCCTGCTGCTTCTGGTGCTGTCATGCAGCCTGCGCCCCAGGCTGGCCGAGATGCTGCGCCCCGTCGTCGCCGGCCTTCTTGGCCATCTGTCGCTGTTCTTCGTGCCGGCTGGCGTCGGCGTCGTGGCGCACCTGAACCAATTTCGCAGCGACGGGCTGGCGGTCGTGCTCGCGCTGACGGTGTCGACGGCGCTGGCCATCGCGGCCGGGGCACTGGTGTTCTGCGCCGCGGTCAAATGGATGGGCGGGCCCGAGGAATGA
- a CDS encoding chromosome segregation SMC family protein — protein sequence MRFDRLRLNGFKSFVDPTDLVIHEGLTGVVGPNGCGKSNLLEALRWVMGENRPTAMRGEGMEDVIFAGTARRSARAHAEVTLTIDNKERLAPAGMNDSDALDITRRITRDAGSAYRINGKEVRARDVQMLFADASTGAHSPALVRQGQISELINAKPKARRRVLEEAAGISGLYQRRHEAELKLNGAEANLTRVDDTLDQLSTQAASLARQARAAARYREIGGALRRAEGVLLYRRWAEADQAKAATAEALREAIRAAAEAEAHARRAIAAREEAEEKLPPLREEEQVAAAILSRATVEREALDEAEARAAQAIQVLLARIAQLDRDIERESALNRDAGEVVERLEWEKRELDKAGHGHEGRLETAGAAADEAADALREVEAKLAELTDESARLAARHQSAERLAHDLRQMQERATRASVEAEAAAARALDTGAEAQAARETAEEAQEIARERVEAAEEALATAEETRTALEAEESTARAIRAEAEGELSALNAEMAAVKRLVERGQTGGSILDLVRVARGYETAFGAALGDDLGAGLAGDGSGWHLLPGYDAPQPLPAGADPLAPHVKGPEALARRLSQVGLVADAATGAAMQTALAPGQRLVTREGDLFRWDGMRVMAGEAASSAALHLQKVNQLAELTEQAGAAQARADAAQDAHQALRDRHLAATEAEKRARDARREAERGLSDAVRAVTRAESELSMAQSRAESARAELARHREDALDARARLAEAERALAELPDRGAAAAALEYARTGVEAARIATLTRRSGLDELRREANARTKRLQEIAKEESGWRLRLDQAGTRAAELAARREQAADELEEAEAQPEILAERRGALTEAEAQVAARLARARAALSAADQALRFAAETEREAERAASDARETRAAREARAEAAIEAEAAARLRIHEEVEATPESLRELLGEVEEIAPDALEDQIARLRQSRDALGAVNLRADEDKRELETERDRLSGEKDDLTEAIRKLRQGIGSLNREGRERLLAAFDTVNRNFTTLFTHLFGGGEARLVLVESDDPLEAGLEIMCQPPGKKLSTLSLLSGGEQTLTALALIFAVFLANPAPICVLDEVDAPLDDANVTRFCDLMDEMTRRTETRFLVITHHAVTMSRMDRLFGVTMVEQGVSQLVSVDLKRAEALVA from the coding sequence TTGCGTTTTGACCGCCTGCGCCTGAACGGTTTCAAGAGCTTCGTGGACCCGACCGATCTGGTCATCCACGAGGGTCTGACCGGCGTGGTTGGTCCCAACGGCTGCGGCAAGTCGAACCTGCTGGAGGCGCTGCGCTGGGTCATGGGCGAAAACCGTCCCACCGCCATGCGCGGCGAGGGGATGGAGGACGTGATCTTTGCCGGCACCGCCCGCCGCTCTGCCCGCGCCCATGCCGAGGTCACGCTGACCATCGACAACAAAGAGCGCCTTGCCCCGGCCGGGATGAACGACAGCGATGCGCTGGACATCACCCGTCGGATCACCCGCGACGCCGGTTCCGCCTATCGCATCAACGGCAAAGAGGTGCGGGCGCGCGATGTGCAGATGCTGTTCGCGGACGCCTCGACCGGGGCGCATTCGCCGGCGCTGGTGCGGCAGGGGCAGATCTCGGAACTTATCAACGCCAAGCCCAAGGCGCGGCGGCGGGTGCTGGAAGAGGCGGCGGGGATCTCGGGCCTTTATCAGCGCCGGCACGAGGCCGAACTGAAGCTGAACGGGGCCGAGGCGAACCTGACGCGGGTCGACGATACGCTGGATCAACTTTCCACGCAGGCGGCCAGCCTTGCGCGGCAAGCCCGCGCCGCAGCACGCTATCGCGAAATCGGCGGTGCGCTTCGCCGTGCCGAGGGCGTGTTGCTTTACCGCCGCTGGGCCGAAGCCGATCAAGCCAAGGCAGCGACGGCCGAGGCGCTGCGCGAGGCGATCCGCGCCGCTGCCGAGGCCGAGGCACATGCGCGCCGCGCCATTGCTGCCCGTGAAGAGGCCGAGGAAAAGCTGCCGCCCCTGCGCGAAGAGGAACAGGTCGCCGCCGCGATCCTGTCCCGCGCCACCGTTGAACGCGAGGCGCTGGATGAGGCCGAGGCTCGTGCCGCGCAAGCGATACAGGTGCTGCTGGCACGGATTGCCCAGCTTGACCGCGACATCGAACGGGAATCGGCGCTGAACCGCGATGCCGGCGAGGTGGTCGAGCGGCTGGAATGGGAAAAGCGCGAGTTGGACAAGGCCGGGCATGGGCATGAGGGACGGCTGGAAACCGCCGGCGCCGCCGCTGACGAAGCCGCCGATGCCCTGCGCGAGGTCGAGGCCAAGCTGGCCGAATTGACCGATGAATCGGCCCGCCTTGCCGCTCGTCACCAATCCGCCGAGCGGCTGGCCCATGATCTGCGCCAGATGCAGGAACGGGCCACCCGTGCGAGCGTCGAGGCCGAGGCGGCCGCAGCCCGCGCCCTGGATACCGGTGCCGAGGCCCAGGCGGCGCGTGAAACGGCCGAAGAGGCGCAGGAGATCGCCCGCGAACGCGTCGAGGCCGCCGAAGAGGCGCTGGCTACCGCCGAGGAAACCCGCACTGCGCTGGAGGCCGAGGAATCCACCGCCCGTGCCATCCGGGCCGAGGCCGAGGGCGAGCTGTCGGCGCTGAATGCCGAGATGGCGGCGGTGAAACGGCTGGTCGAGCGTGGCCAGACCGGCGGCTCGATCCTTGATCTGGTCCGCGTGGCGCGTGGCTATGAGACCGCTTTTGGCGCCGCGCTGGGCGACGATCTTGGGGCGGGTTTGGCCGGTGACGGTTCAGGCTGGCACTTGCTGCCCGGTTACGATGCGCCGCAACCTTTGCCTGCCGGTGCCGATCCGCTGGCGCCCCATGTCAAAGGACCCGAGGCGCTGGCCCGCCGCCTGTCTCAGGTCGGGCTGGTCGCGGATGCGGCCACGGGTGCTGCGATGCAGACGGCCCTTGCCCCCGGCCAGCGTCTGGTCACGCGCGAAGGCGATCTGTTCCGCTGGGACGGGATGCGGGTGATGGCGGGCGAGGCGGCGTCCTCGGCCGCGCTGCATCTGCAAAAGGTGAACCAGCTTGCCGAACTGACCGAGCAGGCCGGGGCGGCGCAGGCCCGCGCCGATGCGGCGCAAGACGCGCATCAGGCGCTGCGCGACCGTCATCTGGCCGCGACCGAGGCCGAGAAACGTGCCCGTGATGCCCGGCGCGAGGCCGAGCGCGGGCTGTCCGATGCCGTGCGCGCCGTGACGCGTGCTGAATCCGAACTGTCCATGGCGCAAAGCCGTGCGGAATCCGCCCGCGCCGAACTGGCCCGGCACCGCGAAGATGCGCTGGATGCCCGCGCCCGTCTGGCCGAGGCCGAGCGGGCCTTGGCCGAACTGCCCGACCGCGGCGCGGCTGCCGCGGCGCTGGAATACGCCCGCACCGGGGTCGAGGCGGCGCGCATCGCCACCCTGACCCGCCGCAGCGGGCTGGATGAGTTGCGGCGCGAGGCCAATGCGCGCACCAAGCGCCTGCAAGAGATCGCCAAAGAGGAATCCGGCTGGCGGCTGCGGCTGGATCAGGCCGGCACGCGCGCCGCCGAGCTTGCCGCCCGCCGCGAACAGGCTGCCGACGAACTGGAAGAGGCCGAGGCCCAGCCCGAAATTCTGGCCGAGCGTCGCGGCGCGCTGACCGAGGCCGAGGCGCAGGTCGCTGCCCGGCTTGCCCGTGCCCGCGCCGCGCTTTCGGCAGCCGATCAGGCGTTGCGTTTTGCCGCCGAGACCGAACGCGAGGCCGAGCGTGCCGCCTCGGACGCCCGCGAAACCCGCGCTGCCCGCGAGGCCCGTGCCGAAGCCGCCATCGAGGCCGAAGCCGCCGCCCGCCTGCGCATCCATGAAGAGGTCGAGGCCACGCCAGAATCGCTGCGCGAGTTGCTGGGCGAGGTCGAGGAGATCGCCCCGGACGCGCTGGAGGATCAGATCGCCCGCCTGCGTCAGAGCCGCGACGCCTTGGGCGCAGTGAACCTGCGCGCCGACGAGGACAAACGCGAACTGGAAACCGAACGCGACCGGCTGAGCGGAGAAAAAGACGACCTGACCGAAGCGATCCGCAAGCTGCGTCAGGGAATCGGCAGCCTGAACCGCGAAGGGCGCGAGCGTCTGCTTGCCGCCTTCGACACGGTGAACCGGAACTTTACCACGCTTTTCACGCATCTGTTCGGCGGTGGCGAGGCGCGCTTGGTGCTGGTCGAATCCGACGACCCGCTGGAGGCTGGGCTGGAGATCATGTGCCAGCCTCCGGGCAAGAAGCTTTCGACGCTCAGCCTGCTGTCGGGTGGTGAGCAGACCCTGACCGCTCTGGCGCTGATCTTTGCGGTCTTTCTGGCCAATCCCGCACCGATCTGCGTGCTGGACGAGGTGGACGCACCGCTGGACGACGCCAACGTCACCCGCTTTTGCGACCTGATGGACGAAATGACGCGGCGGACCGAGACGCGCTTTCTTGTGATCACGCACCACGCCGTCACCATGTCGCGCATGGACCGGCTGTTCGGCGTGACCATGGTGGAACAGGGCGTCAGCCAGTTGGTCAGCGTCGATCTGAAACGTGCGGAAGCTCTGGTGGCCTGA
- a CDS encoding DUF6280 family protein: MRDFVDGSAFNFEQGQRARKLFAAVVLAALDDAIADDKKYGNGPDQIARWARSRDGREVLSCAGIDPNERVVKGLMEFVAKGVRTSVALSREESERRHAAEEAEAA; the protein is encoded by the coding sequence ATGCGCGATTTCGTGGATGGCTCGGCTTTTAATTTTGAACAGGGGCAGAGGGCCCGCAAGCTTTTTGCTGCTGTCGTATTGGCCGCGCTGGATGATGCGATCGCCGATGACAAAAAATACGGCAATGGGCCTGATCAGATTGCACGTTGGGCACGCTCGCGCGATGGGCGCGAGGTTTTGTCCTGCGCCGGTATCGACCCGAACGAACGTGTCGTGAAGGGCCTGATGGAATTCGTGGCCAAGGGCGTGCGGACCTCGGTCGCGCTGTCGCGCGAGGAAAGCGAACGCCGCCACGCCGCTGAAGAGGCAGAGGCCGCATAA
- a CDS encoding GNAT family N-acetyltransferase, with the protein MSELAVSVLPEISGIDAADWDGCGAGANPFTTHRFLSALERSGSVGEATGWHPSHLIARLDGRVAGVAPCYIKTNSQGEYIFDHGWAQAYERAGGRYYPKLQCAVPFTPVTGPRLIADSPAVQQALLAAMAQFAQQSGLSGAHVTFCTEAEAQLGEAAGFLPRASEQFHWLNQGYETFDDFLAQLSSRKRKAIRKERERAQAFGGTIRSLTGDRIQPAHWDAFWAFYQDTGGRKWGRPYLTRAFFDILHQTMRDDCLLVLAERDGRPIAGALNLIGPDGLYGRYWGCTEDHPFLHFELCYHQAIDWAITHRLPRVEAGAQGEHKLARGYMPTQTHSLHWVADRGFHKAIAAYLQHEREAVGEEMEILSELGPFRRG; encoded by the coding sequence ATGAGCGAGCTTGCCGTTTCCGTCCTGCCTGAAATTTCCGGGATCGACGCCGCCGATTGGGACGGTTGCGGGGCAGGCGCCAACCCCTTTACCACACATCGCTTCCTGTCGGCGCTGGAGCGGTCCGGCTCGGTCGGCGAGGCAACCGGTTGGCATCCCAGCCATCTGATCGCGCGGCTGGACGGCCGGGTCGCAGGCGTTGCGCCCTGCTACATCAAGACCAACAGTCAGGGCGAATACATCTTTGACCACGGTTGGGCGCAGGCTTACGAACGCGCGGGCGGGCGCTATTACCCCAAGCTGCAATGTGCCGTGCCCTTTACCCCGGTCACTGGCCCGCGGCTGATCGCGGACAGCCCGGCGGTTCAGCAGGCGTTGCTGGCGGCCATGGCGCAATTCGCGCAGCAATCGGGGCTTTCGGGCGCGCATGTCACCTTTTGCACCGAGGCTGAGGCGCAGTTGGGCGAGGCGGCGGGATTTCTGCCGCGCGCCAGCGAACAGTTCCACTGGCTGAATCAGGGCTATGAGACCTTCGACGATTTCCTCGCCCAGCTATCCTCGCGCAAGCGCAAGGCCATCCGCAAGGAACGCGAGCGGGCGCAAGCTTTCGGCGGCACCATTCGCAGCCTGACGGGGGACCGGATCCAGCCCGCGCATTGGGATGCATTCTGGGCTTTCTATCAGGACACGGGCGGGCGCAAATGGGGCCGGCCCTATCTGACACGGGCCTTTTTCGACATCCTGCACCAGACCATGCGCGACGACTGCCTGCTGGTTCTGGCCGAGCGCGACGGCCGCCCCATTGCCGGCGCGCTGAACCTGATCGGGCCGGACGGGCTTTACGGCCGTTATTGGGGCTGCACCGAGGATCACCCGTTCCTGCATTTCGAACTTTGCTATCATCAGGCCATCGACTGGGCCATTACCCATCGCCTGCCGCGGGTCGAGGCCGGGGCGCAGGGCGAACACAAGCTGGCGCGGGGCTATATGCCCACCCAGACCCATTCGCTGCATTGGGTCGCCGACCGCGGCTTTCACAAGGCCATTGCCGCCTATCTGCAACATGAACGCGAGGCGGTCGGGGAAGAGATGGAGATCCTGTCCGAGTTGGGCCCGTTTCGTCGCGGCTAG
- a CDS encoding RidA family protein: MSIETKLAELGITLPDAPAPAANYVPYVITGSLLFVSGQISQTKGRLGDDLAVEEGAEAARGCGLALLAQAQAALGSLDRVARVVKLTGFVNSTPEFTDQPEVINGCSNLMVEVFGDKGRHARAAVSAPALPRGVAVEVEAIFEFA; this comes from the coding sequence ATGTCCATCGAGACGAAACTGGCCGAACTGGGCATCACCCTGCCTGACGCGCCCGCACCGGCTGCGAATTACGTCCCCTATGTGATCACGGGCAGCCTGTTGTTCGTTTCGGGCCAGATCAGCCAGACCAAGGGTCGTCTGGGTGACGATCTGGCTGTCGAAGAGGGCGCCGAGGCCGCGCGCGGCTGCGGTCTGGCGCTGCTGGCGCAGGCACAGGCGGCGCTGGGGTCGCTGGACCGGGTGGCTCGGGTGGTCAAGCTGACCGGCTTTGTCAACTCCACGCCCGAATTCACCGACCAGCCCGAGGTGATCAACGGCTGTTCGAACCTGATGGTCGAGGTTTTCGGCGACAAGGGCCGCCACGCCCGCGCCGCCGTTTCGGCTCCCGCCCTGCCGCGCGGCGTCGCGGTCGAGGTCGAGGCGATATTCGAGTTCGCCTGA
- the surE gene encoding 5'/3'-nucleotidase SurE — MRILITNDDGINAPGLETLEAIATEVAGPDGEVWIVAPAFEQSGVAHCISYVHPTLIAELGPRRFAAEGTPADCVLAAIADVMRDNPPDLVLSGVNRGNNSGENVMYSGTVGGAMEAALQGLPAVALSQYMGQRTAALDDPFEAARVHGPRLIRQLLDYGDWTSDQDFRLFYNINFPPCDAAGVKGTRVAPQGRRQGVRFEVEPYHAPNGRRFLWVLGGSQTASATPESDVDANMRDYISLTPMRPDLTCHKTLAELRGVLEEG, encoded by the coding sequence ATGCGCATTCTGATTACCAATGACGACGGCATCAACGCACCGGGGCTTGAGACGCTGGAGGCCATCGCAACCGAGGTGGCGGGGCCGGACGGCGAGGTCTGGATCGTCGCCCCGGCCTTCGAGCAATCCGGGGTCGCGCATTGCATAAGCTATGTCCACCCGACGCTGATCGCCGAGTTGGGACCGCGCCGGTTTGCCGCCGAAGGGACGCCCGCCGATTGCGTGCTGGCCGCCATCGCCGACGTGATGCGCGACAACCCGCCCGATCTGGTGCTGTCCGGCGTCAACCGCGGCAACAACTCGGGCGAGAACGTGATGTATTCCGGCACCGTGGGCGGCGCGATGGAGGCCGCGCTGCAGGGTCTGCCCGCCGTTGCCCTGTCGCAATACATGGGCCAACGCACCGCTGCGCTTGACGATCCGTTCGAGGCGGCGCGGGTGCATGGTCCGCGGCTGATCCGGCAGTTGCTGGATTATGGTGACTGGACCTCGGACCAGGATTTCCGGTTGTTCTACAATATCAACTTCCCGCCCTGCGATGCGGCCGGGGTGAAGGGGACGCGGGTCGCGCCCCAAGGGCGCCGGCAGGGCGTCCGTTTCGAGGTTGAGCCCTATCACGCGCCCAATGGGCGACGGTTCCTGTGGGTTTTGGGCGGTTCGCAGACCGCATCGGCCACACCAGAGAGTGACGTGGACGCAAACATGCGCGACTATATCTCGTTGACGCCGATGCGGCCGGACCTGACCTGTCACAAGACCCTGGCCGAATTGCGCGGCGTTCTCGAAGAGGGCTGA
- a CDS encoding YbjN domain-containing protein: MRTLAPLVLAVLLQAPAAQAQVLGDPEVIRLMMMDFGVPAKLSTDGADDPMIESRIDGTSFQVYFYNCEKACGAIQFSAGFDLHDGMTETMANRWNRENRFGKVWLDETSDPFIEMDIGVAGDGIGRKNFDDALDTWRIVLSDFRQYIDW, encoded by the coding sequence ATGCGAACCTTGGCTCCCCTCGTGCTGGCGGTATTGTTGCAAGCGCCCGCCGCACAGGCGCAGGTCCTGGGCGATCCCGAGGTGATCCGCCTGATGATGATGGATTTCGGCGTGCCAGCCAAGCTGAGCACCGACGGCGCCGACGATCCCATGATCGAAAGCCGCATCGATGGCACGAGTTTTCAGGTCTATTTCTATAACTGTGAAAAGGCCTGCGGCGCGATCCAGTTTTCGGCCGGTTTCGATCTGCACGACGGAATGACCGAAACCATGGCCAATCGCTGGAACCGCGAAAATCGTTTCGGCAAGGTCTGGCTGGATGAAACCAGCGATCCCTTCATCGAAATGGATATCGGGGTTGCGGGCGACGGCATTGGGCGCAAGAATTTCGACGATGCGCTGGACACCTGGCGCATCGTGCTGAGCGATTTTCGCCAATACATCGACTGGTAG
- a CDS encoding TIGR02186 family protein has product MIRRVLSPLFALILLALPLKAQAPAPAAEQIVAGLSRDDVDITTSFDGSEIIIYGAIKRETPIPSGKPLEVIVTLEGPVQALTVRHKERRLGVWVNTGRVSIGAAPSFYVVTTTRPLHQILPPAEDQRHRISIPLAMRAFSGPMEVEDAVPYTEALIRLRHAADVYRLDDGAVHLAEQTLFRADVRLPANLVEGIYSTRIFLLRDGMVMDTFRAPIEVRKVGLERWLYRLALEKPFIYGIMSLAIAVAAGWGASAAFRLVKRA; this is encoded by the coding sequence ATGATCCGCCGCGTGCTTTCCCCCCTTTTCGCGCTGATCCTGCTGGCCCTGCCGCTGAAGGCGCAGGCACCTGCCCCCGCGGCCGAACAGATCGTCGCCGGGCTGTCGCGCGACGATGTGGATATCACCACCAGTTTCGACGGGTCCGAGATCATCATCTATGGCGCCATCAAGCGCGAAACCCCGATCCCGTCGGGCAAGCCGCTGGAGGTGATCGTCACGCTGGAAGGCCCGGTTCAGGCACTGACCGTGCGCCACAAGGAACGCCGGCTTGGCGTGTGGGTCAATACCGGACGGGTCAGCATCGGTGCGGCGCCCAGCTTTTACGTGGTGACGACGACGCGGCCCCTGCACCAGATCCTTCCCCCGGCCGAGGATCAGCGTCACCGGATCTCGATCCCGCTGGCGATGCGCGCCTTTTCCGGCCCGATGGAGGTCGAGGACGCCGTGCCCTATACCGAGGCGTTGATCCGCCTGCGCCACGCAGCCGATGTTTACCGGCTGGACGACGGCGCCGTGCATCTGGCCGAGCAGACCCTGTTCCGCGCCGATGTCCGGCTGCCCGCCAATCTGGTCGAGGGCATATACAGCACCCGCATCTTCCTGTTGCGCGACGGCATGGTCATGGACACCTTCCGCGCCCCGATCGAGGTGCGCAAGGTCGGGCTGGAACGCTGGCTTTATCGTCTCGCGCTGGAAAAACCGTTCATCTATGGCATCATGTCGCTGGCGATCGCAGTGGCGGCAGGCTGGGGCGCATCGGCCGCGTTCCGGTTGGTCAAGCGCGCCTAG
- a CDS encoding glycerophosphodiester phosphodiesterase family protein, with product MDLHPDFLRLPLAHRGLHGPGVPENSMAAFRAAIAAGYGIECDIQRAADGTALVFHDDDLPRLTGVEGLVSAMGIDALSTLRIMGTAEPIPTLRELLDEIAGQVPLLIEIKDQSLRSSAEVGDLQEQVARLLAGYPGPVAVMSFNPHAVAAFHAAAPQVTVGLTTCGYEAGDWPTLDAETRSHLAAIADFDRVGASFISHDRNDLDNPAVTALKACDVPVLCWTVCSPAQEATARRVADNITFENYLPAKP from the coding sequence ATGGACCTTCACCCGGATTTCCTGCGTCTTCCCCTTGCCCATCGCGGGCTGCATGGGCCGGGCGTGCCGGAAAACAGCATGGCGGCCTTTCGTGCCGCCATCGCCGCCGGCTATGGCATAGAATGCGACATCCAGCGCGCTGCGGACGGCACGGCGCTGGTATTTCACGACGACGACCTGCCGCGCCTGACCGGGGTCGAGGGGCTGGTCAGCGCCATGGGGATCGACGCCCTGTCCACCCTGCGCATCATGGGAACCGCCGAGCCCATTCCGACCCTGCGCGAGCTTCTGGACGAAATCGCGGGGCAGGTGCCGCTGCTCATCGAGATCAAGGATCAGAGCCTGCGGTCCTCGGCCGAGGTGGGAGATTTGCAAGAGCAGGTGGCGCGGCTTCTGGCGGGCTATCCGGGCCCGGTGGCGGTCATGTCCTTCAACCCTCATGCGGTCGCCGCTTTTCACGCCGCCGCGCCGCAGGTGACGGTTGGGCTGACGACCTGCGGATACGAGGCCGGGGATTGGCCGACGCTGGATGCAGAGACCCGGAGCCATTTGGCGGCCATTGCCGATTTCGACCGGGTCGGGGCCAGCTTCATTTCGCATGATCGCAATGATCTGGACAATCCGGCAGTGACGGCGCTGAAGGCGTGCGATGTACCGGTGCTGTGCTGGACCGTGTGTTCGCCTGCGCAAGAGGCAACTGCCCGCCGTGTCGCCGACAATATCACATTCGAGAACTATCTGCCCGCCAAGCCCTGA